From the genome of Croceibacterium atlanticum:
GGCAAGCTGGCCGCCGGGTCCGCCACAGTGGCGGCGGGTCCCCTCCCAGTGCAAAAGGACCTGCCGCCACTGCTCGTTGCAGGACGGACAGGCATGATTTCGAAAACAGGATGCAGCATCGGCACGTTCGGCATTTCGGCCATTCTTCTGGCCGGCGCCACGCCCGGGGCGGCGCAGCCCACCGATTACGAAGCGATCGTGCGGATCATGCGCGAATGCGCCAGGATTGGGGACATGGCCGCACGCGTCGCCTGCTATGATAATACGATTGGCGCGGAAAAGCTGATCAATGGACAGGCCGAGAGTGCATCCCCCTCGGAACGGGTCGCCACTCCGGCACCCCTGCCCCGGTCGAGCCGGGCGGCTTCGGCGCCCAGAGCGTGCGCCAGAGACAGACGGCCGGGGACGGGAGGGACCAGCGCCCGCAATCAATAAAGGCACGCCTGACATCGGTGGAAAGGCGTTCCCCCGGCATTTACCTGCTGACGCTGGAGGATGGCGCCCGGTGGGAATTCGTGGAAGCCGTCCCCTTCTCCTACAATCCGCCGGGGCGCGGCTCCACCGTGGAGATCAGCCGCGCCGCACTGGGGAGCTTCATGCTCCGCTATGCCGGCCAGCCCGGCGTCCGCGTCAAACGCATTCAGTAGGCGTCATTCCTGCTCGGCTCCACGGCAGCCTGTTCAGTCCGCTGTCTGCGCCGACACCCGAACGTCTCGCGCCCATGGCCAGCCGCCGTTATACGGGCGCGCATGAGACAGGAACAAACCAGCTTCGGCGTATCGAGCGGAGGGGCCACCCTCGTTGAAATTACCGACGAGATCGACAACTGGCTGCGCGGCACAGGCATCGTCACCGGGCTGGTGACGATTTTCTGCCGCCACACTTCGGCATCGCTGACGATCAACGAAAATGCGGCCCCTGCCGTGCGGCGCGATTTGCTGCGGTGGCTGGACAAGGCTGTGCCCAAAGGCAGCCATTACGAACATGACGATGAAGGGCCGGACGATATGCCCGCCCACATCAAGTCGATGCTGACCGGCAACAGCCTGACCGTTCCGGTATCGGGCGGGCGCATGGCGCTGGGCACCTGGCAGGGCATTTATCTGGTGGAACATCGCAGCATGTCCCACCGCCGCAATATCGTGGTGCACATAATCGGGGAGTAAGACGAAACCCACGGCCTTGCGGCGCGTTGCGGACCTGTATGCAGATCGAGATCGAGAGCAGTTTTTCCTTCACCGCCGAAGCCAGCACCGACATGCTGCTGCAATTCGAGGCGGCGGCTATTCCGGAACAGCAAATCCTGTCCTGCGAGACGCGGATGGATCCGGCGGAGCATATCGCCCGCGTCGCCGCACAGGACAATATCGGGGAACGGATCTGGCTGCGTTGCCAGGGGGAGTTCAACGTCCATTATTCCGCCCGGATCGGCCTGCAACGGATGCAGGCGGGGCTGGACGATCTTGGCCGGCTGGACCCGCACAACCTCCCGGCGGAAACCGTGCAATATCTGTTCGATTCACGATATTGCGCGGCAACCCGGTTCCAATCCTTCGTGGAGGCCGAATTCGGCGGCAAGACGGGCGGCCGGCGCGTGCTGGCCATGCGCGACTGGATCACGCGCAAGATCCGCTATCAGCCCGGCACGAGCGACAGCAACACCACCGCGCTGGACAGTTTCGTGGAACGGCGCGGCATCTGCCGCGACTATGCACATCTGATGGTGTCCTTCGCCCGGGCATCGGAAATTCCCGCCCGATATGTCAGCGTCTATGCGCCAGAGGTCGATCCGGCCGATTTTCACGCTGTGGCAGAAGTATTTCTGCAAGATCCGGATATTCCTGGCGGCGGAGCATGGTATATTGTCGATGCAACACGCATGGCAGGGCCGGATGATGCGGTGAAGATCGGGGTCGGGCGCGATGCGGCCGATGTCAGCTTCATGACTGTGTTCGGCCCGACGCAATTCGGCAACCAGCAGGTATCGGTCCGCAGGCGCGGCTGATCTTTCCCTTGCCGCAAGGCCTGACGCAGTGCAGCATAACGGGGTACGAACAAAAGGTCTGATGGATGTATTCACCGCGCAGAGACGCAATTTCATGAGTTCAACAGCCAACACTTTGCTGCTGTTCGGCGCGACCGGGGATCTTGCCCAGCGCATGCTGCTTCCCTCGCTCTGCGCCCTTCATTCTGACGGCCTGCTGGAACCCGATATGCGGATCGTGGGAACCGCGCGTTCGGAAATGACGGACAGCGAATTCCGCAATTTCGCGCGCGGGGCGCTGGAAAAATTCATGCCCGCCAATCGCCGCGGCGGCACGGCGGATTTCCTCAACCGCCTGAGTTATCAGCAATTGGACGTGAAGGATCCGGCCGGATTTTCCGCCCTGGCGGAAAAGGTCGGCGGCCCCGGCGGGCAATTAGCCATCTTCCTGTCCACCGCGCCCAGCCTGTTTGAAACCACTATCAAGGGCCTGCAAACAGCCGGGCTGACAGGCGAAGGTTCGCGCATCAGCCTGGAAAAGCCGCTGGGCGTGGATCTGGCATCCAGCTGCGAAATCAACGATGCCGTGGCGGAAGCTTTTCCCGAAAGCCGGATTTTCCGTATCGATCATTATCTGGGCAAGGAAACCGTCCAGAATCTGATCGCCTTGCGCTTCGCCAATGTGATGTTCGAGCCGCTATGGAATTCCTCCTATATCGAACATGTGCAGATCACCGTTGGCGAAACGGTGGGCCTGGAAAGCCGCGTCGATTTCTATGACGAAGCGGGCGCCCTGCGCGACATGGTGCAGAACCACATGCTGCAATTGCTGGCGCTGGTGGCGATGGAACCGCCCACCAGTTTCGATGCCAGCGCCGTGCGCGATGAAAAGGTGAAGGTCCTGCGCGCGTTGCGCCCGATCGGGCCGGGCGAAAGCGTGACCGGCCAGTATCGCGGGGGCGCCGTGGGCGGCGCGATCGTGCCCGGTTATGACGAAGAACTGGGCCGTGGAAGCAATACCGAAACCTTCGTGGCGCTGAAGGCCCATGTCGACAACTGGCGCTGGAAGGGCGTGCCCTTCTATCTGCGCACGGGCAAACGAATGCCCCGGCGCGTGACCGAAATCGTCGTGCAGTTCCGCCCGATCCCGCATTCCATCTTCAACGGCACGCGGACCGTGCCCAACCGCCTGGTTATCGGCATCCAGCCGGAAGAAAACATCACCCTGTCGCTGATGGCCAAGGTTCCGGGGCTGGACCGCGAAGGGATGAGCCTGCGCTCCGTCCCGCTGGAAATTTCCATGCCCGATGCCTTTACCGGCCAGCACCGCCGCATCGCTTATGAAAGGCTGCTGCTGGACCTGATCGAATGCGACCAGACATTGTTCGTCCGCCGGGACGAGGTGGAGGCGCAATGGAACTGGATCGACGCGATCCGTGGCGAATGGAAGAAGGAGGGGCTGACCCCGAAAAGCTATACCGCCGGCAGCTGGGGGCCGAGCGCGGCCATCGCCCTGACCGAGCGGGACGGGGTAAGCTGGCATGAGTAAACTGCATCCAGTCATCGAACGCGTGACCGACCGGGTGATCGAACGATCACGCCCCGGCCGCAGGGCCTATCTGGAACTGATGGAGATAGAGGGCGAACGGCATCGGGACCGTAACACCGCCCTGCCCTGCTCCAATCTTGCGCACGGCTTCGCCGCGGCGGGTGAGGATGCGGAAAGCATCGCCACGAGGCGGGGGCCGAATATCGGCATCATCAGCGCCTATAACGATACGATTTCCGCCCATCAGCCTTATGGCGCCTACCCGCCGCAGATGAAGATCTATGCCCGCGAAGTGGGCGCCACGGCGCAGGTGGCGGGCGCAACACCCGCCATGTGCGACGGGGTGACGCAGGGCGCGGATGGCATGGAACTGAGCCTGTTCAGCCGCGATGTCATCGCGCTGGCGGCATCCGTCGGCCTCAGCCACGCCATGTATGACAGCGTGGCCATGCTGGGCATTTGCGACAAGATCGTGCCCGGCCTGCTCATCGGCGGGCTGCGTTATGGCTGGCTGCCCACGATCTTCATCCCCAGCGGCCCGATGCCCAGCGGCATCGCCAACAAGGAAAAGCAGAAGGTCCGCCAGCTTTACGCCGAAGGCAAGGCGACCCGCGCCGAATTGCTGGAGAGCGAGAGCAAGAGCTATCATTCGCCCGGCACCTGTACCTTCTACGGTACGGCCAATTCCAACCAGATGATGATGGAGATGATGGGCCTGCATATGCCGGGCGCCGCCTTCGTCACGCCGGACAGCGGGCTGCGCAAGCAATTGACCCGCGCCGCGGTCCACCGGCTGGCCGCCATCACGCGGGATGGCGATGATTATCGCCCGCTGGCCCATTGCGTGGATGAAAAGGCCATCATCAATGCGGCCATCGGCCTGCTGGCAACCGGCGGATCGACCAATCACGCGATCCATATTCCCGCTTTCGCCCGTGCCGCGGGCGTGCAGATCGACTGGGGCGATATTGCGGAAATGAGCAAGGTCGTACCTCTGCTCTGCCGCGTCTATCCCAATGGATCGGGCGATGTGAACCATTTCCACGCCGCTGGCGGCATGGGCTTCGTGATCCGCGAATTGCTCGATGCCGGACTTGCCCATCGCGATATCATGACTGTCGGCGGCGGTGATCTGTCTGCCTATGCGCAGGAACCCTGGCTGGATGGCGAAAAGGTCGCGTGGCGCGATGTCGGGCCGTCGGGCGACGCGGAAATGCTACGTCCGGCCAGCGAACCGTTCCAGAGCGAAGGCGGGATGCGGCTGGTCGAAGGCAATCTCGGCCGCGCCTGTTTCAAGACCAGCGCGGTCCAGCCCGAACGCTGGACGATCGAGGCGCCATGCCGCGTCTTTGACGATCAGGCGCAGGTGGCAAAGGCCTTCGCCGCCGGAGAGCTGGACAAGGACGTGATCGTGGTCGTGCGCTTTCAGGGCCCGCGCGCCAACGGCATGCCCGAATTGCACAAGCTGACCCCACCGCTGGGCGTATTGCAGGATCGCGGATACAAGGTCGCGCTGGTCACAGACGGGCGCATGTCGGGCGCCAGCGGGAAGGTTCCGGCAGCCATCCATGTCAGCCCCGAGGCGCTGGGCGACAGCGGCGGCAATTGGGGCCCGCTGGCCTATCTGCGCGATGGCGACATCGTGCGCCTTTCGGCCGAGGATGGCACGCTTTCCACCACCGCCGACCTATCCTCGCGCCAACCGGCAGCAGCGCCCAAGCCGGCACAGGGCATGGGCCGCGAATTATTCGGCATGTTCCGCGCCAATGCGGACGAAGCGGAGAAAGGTGGTTCGGCAATGCTTGCGATGGCTGGCCTGTGACGGATCTCGTCGCCCTCGATATCGGCGGGACTCATGCCCGCTTCGCCCTGGCGAGCGTGACTTCGGATGGAAGGATCGACCTGCAGGAACCGGTCACGCTGAAGACCGATGATTTCGCCAGCCTGCAAACCGCGTGGGCAGAATTCGCCCGCCGCTGCGACAAGCCGGTTCCCAATGCGGCGGCAATCGCCATTGCGGGGCCCGTGACCGGCGAAACCGTGCGCATGACCAATAATAGCTGGGTCTTGCACACGGGCGCGCTGGATGAACAATTGCGGCTCGAAAAAGTCACCGTCATCAATGATTTCGCTGCGGTTTCCCACGCTGTGGCGCGGGCGCCGGAAGATGCCTTCATCCACCTGACCGGCCCCGAAACGCCCCTGCCCGACAGGGGTACGATCAGCGTGATCGGCCCCGGCACCGGGCTGGGCGTCGCCCATTTCCACCGCTTCGCCACCGGATATCACGTACAGGCGACCGAAGGTGGCCATGTCGATTTTCCGCCCATCGACCATATCGACGATCTGATCCTGCAGCGCCTGCGCCAGCAGCATCGCCGCGTTTCGGTGGAACGGGTCGTCTCCGGCCCCGGCATCGTCGCCATTTACGAAGCGCTGGCCGCGCTGGAAAAGCGCGCCGTGCCGGAAATGGAAGATCGCCGCATCTGGCAGCTCGGCATTGACCGGGAAGATGCGCTGGCCACGGCGGCGGTGGACCGTTTCTGCCTTTCACTGGGCGGCGTGGCCGGGGATTTCGCCCTCGGCCATGGTGCAAGTGCAGTCGTGATTGCGGGCGGGCTCGGCTATCGCCTGCGCGAACGCCTGCCGCGATCCGGTTTTGCCGGCCGCTTCCGTTTCAAGGGCCGTTACGAACAATTTATGTCCAGCCTTCCGGTGAAGCTGATCGTCCATCCGCAACCCGGCCTGTTCGGCGCCGCGGCCGCCTTCGCCCACGAACATCTCGGAGCAGCCTGAATATGAATGCAATCGGTGACATCATGCGCACCGCCCCCGTCATCCCCGTTCTGGTGATCGACGATGCGGCCCATGCCCTGCCCCTGGCCGAAGCGCTGGTTGCAGGCGGATTGCGCGTGCTGGAAGTGACGTTGCGCACCCCGGCGGCACTGGATGCGATCCGTGAAATGAAGCAGGTGGAAGGTGCGATCGTCGGTGCAGGCACAGTCACCAATGCGGCAGAGCTGGAGCAGGCGCTGGCTGCGGGCAGCGAATTCATCGTCTCTCCGGGCCTGACGGAACCGCTGGGCAAGGCCGCACTGGAAGCGGGCGTACCTTTCCTGCCCGGCACGGCCACTGCGGGCGATATAATGCGCGGGCTGGATCTGGGCCTGACCCATTTCAAATTCTTCCCGGCCATGGCGGCGGGCGGCATTCCAGCGCTGAAGGCGCTGGCCGCGCCGTTCGGCCAGTGCCGATTCTGCCCGACCGGCGGCATTTCCGCCGCAACGGCGCCGGACTGGCTGGCGCTCGATCCCGTGCTCTGCGTGGGTGGAAGCTGGATCGCCCCCAGGGGCAAGCCGAACAGATCCGAGATCGAGAAACTGGCCCGAGAGGCAGCGGGGCTCACCACGTGACATTGAAGACCGTCTCCGAACTCACCGAACGCCTGCAGAGCCTGCATAAACGGACGGAGGAGACGCCGCTCTTCAATCCCGTATTCCAGCTCTCCCTCGATCTTTCCCGCCTGCTGGAAAGCGGGGAGATGACGCTGTTCGATTGCGACAGGCTGATAGCGGAACTGGAATGCGATGCGCTGGCCGCGCGGGCCGAAAGACTGCGCAATCTTGTTGCCCCGGTCACGCCTTCCGCAAATGACGCGGCATTGCGGCACGATTTCGCGGAGGATGATTTTGCGGCCTTTCGCAAGCGTTGGGAAAGCCCGCAATTGCACGCCGTATTCACCGCGCATCCGACCTTCCTGCTGTCCCCGAACCAGACCGAAGCCGTGGCGAAAGCCGCCAGCAGCGACGATGCGATCGACGAAAGCGTGTGCACCGCCACATCGGAACGGCCGCAAATCACCCTGTCCCATGAACATGCGGAGGCGATGAAGGCGATCGCCAATGCGCAGGACGCGCGCGACCGGATCGTGTCGCAAGTGCTGACCCACGCGCAGCAGGAATGGCCGCAGGAATGGAGCGATCTGGCCCCCCTGCCCTTCCGCTTCGCCAGCTGGGTCGGTTACGACATGGATGGGCGGACCGATATTACCTGGGCCAATTCCATCGGTTTTCGCCTGGCTGAAAAGGCGCAGCGGCTCGGCCGCTATGTCGCCACGCTGGAAGAGATCGACGCCAATCATCCGCTGCTGCGCGAATTGCAGCCGGCAGCAGCCTATGCCGCAGACCGGGCGCATGATTTCGCCGCCGACCTGTCCGACCCGGCGGCCCTGTCAGTCGCGGCCAACCGGCTGACCGCCAATGATCCGCGGCAGGTCCTGTCGCTCAAACGCCATATCGATGCGCTGGAAACGGAAGCGAAGGATTGCGGCGGGGAACGCGGGGTCCGGCTGAAAACCCTGGCCGCAGCCATGCGTGCCGATGGGCTGGGAATGGGGTGGATCCATTTCCGCGTCAATTCCAAGCAATTGCATAATGCGATCCGCCGCCGGCTTGACCCGGACAGCCAGATCGACCTGTCGAGCAAGGGCGCCATCGTCCATCTGCGCAAGGCGATAGAACAGGTGGAGCCGCTGAAATCGAACTTCGCCGCGCTGGCGATCGAAAGCAGCACGGCAATCCGCCAGTTTCTGGCCATGGCGCAGATCCTGCAACACGTGGATGCCGACACCCCGATCCGCATGCTGATCGCAGAATGCGAAGAACCGGCAACCGTTCTGGCCGCGCTCTATTTCGCCAAACTCTTCGGCATTCAGGACAAGGTGGATATTTCCCCCCTGTTCGAAACGGAAAATGCGCTGGAACATGGCGGCCGTTTTCTCGATGCGCTGCTGGAGGAGGATATCTATCGCGACTATGCCCGCCAACGCGGGCGGGTAGCGATCCAGACCGGCTTTTCCGATGCCGGGCGCTTCGTCGGGCAGATCCCCGCCAGCCTTGCAATCGAACGGTTACAGGGCCGGCTGGCACGGGCAATGGAACAGAACGGGCTGACCGATGTCGCCGCGCTGATCTTCGATACGCATGGCGAAAGCATGGGCCGCGGCGCCCATCCCACCAGCTTTGCCGACCGTCTGGCCTGGCCGCTCAGCCCGTGGTCCCGGCGGCGTTTCGTGCGGGCAGGCATCAGGCTGGAACCGGAAGTCAGCTTCCAGGGCGGCGATGGCTATCTGTTCTTCGATACGCCCGAACTTGCGCTGGCCACGCTGACCCGGATCGCCCAGATTCGTCCGGCAGAAACCGATCCCGATGCGCCGAAGGATCCGTTCTATCGCCGCACCGATCTCAGCCTCGATTTCTATCGCGCGATCCGCGATCATCAGCGTGATCACCTGGAAAGCCGCACTTATAGCCGGGCGATCACCGCCTTCGGGCTGGGTATGCTCAATTCCACCGGCAGCCGGGTTTCCCGCCGCCAGTCGGATCTGTCCGCCGACCGCGAAATGAGCCTGCGGCAGATCCGCGCCATCCCGCATAATGCGATCCTGCAACAGCTCGGCTATCCGGTGAATGTGATCGCCGGGATCGGCAGCGCGGCGGATGGCAATTATGAAGACCTGGCCGCATTGCTGCGCGAAAGCGAACGTGGGCGGCAATTGATCCGCCTTGCCCGCGCGGCCAATGCGCTGGCCAGCGTGAAGACGGTTGCCGCCTATGGCGAATTGTTCAATTCCGCCTATTGGGCCAGCCGCCCCTATCGCGGCACGGAAAGCCATCTGACCGCACCCTGCGGCGCACTGGCGGAATATCTGATCAAGGATGACCGGATCGGCGTGTTCCGCCGCCTTGCGTCCCGCCTGCGGGTGGATGCGCTGAAACTGCACCGCCTGCTGGCGATGGTGCCCAATGAAAACCCGCTGGAAGACCGGGAGAATGTGCGCCGGGCCATCGGTGTAAGCCAGGCACTGCGCCTGGCGCTGTTCCAGCACATGTTCATCCGGGCCGTTTCCATCCCGCTCTTCAGCCGGGCGAACGATATTTCTCGCGAAGACGTGCTGGAAATGATCTTCACCCTGCGCGTGGACGATGCGCTGGTTGAACTACGCCGGGCCTTCCCCACCAGCTTTCCCAAGATCGACGATTTCGACCTTACGCAGCCGACCGATTTCCCGGATCGCGGGGATGAAGGTTACGAGGCGATACGCCGCGATTTCATCGATCCGATCGACAAGGCGCACCAGCTTTCCCTGCGCATCACCACCACCATCGCCAATCATTTCGGCGCCCATGGATAGGCATTCGCAAATGCGAGGCCGGTCGTATCGCGGCGGGACAGGCGCGGCCGGACGATGGAATTCTTCAATATCGCGCCACATATGCCGCCGATGACCAAGGCAGGATCAATCTTCGGCGCCCGCGCCATGCTGGCTTTGGCGGCCGCCGCTCTGCTGGCCGCCTGCTCCTCCGAAGCGGAAGAAGCGCCTTCCGCCGCTGATCCCAATGCGTGGTTCGCCGGAGAGGAAGCACTGGCCGATAACCGCGATATCGTGGATGCCCAGCCCAACGCCGAAACGGCCCCCGCACCTGCTGACGAACAGCAGGCCCAGCCGAAAGCGGACAGCCCCTTCATCATCAAGCGCATCCTGCCGATCGAAGGTCCGATCAAATATGGCGAATGGCATTGGGACGATGAAGGCGTGCCCGAAGGCCCGCTGGTGATGACAGTCGATCTCGAAGCCCGCGTTCTTTCCGTCTTCCGCGATGGTTACGAAATCGGCGCGGCAGCGGTTCTGCTGGGCACGCCGGAACATCCGACCCCCACCGGAACTTTCCCGATCCTGTCCAAGGAACGGCACAATGTGTCGGAGAAATACGGCAATGCACCCATGCCGTGGACCCTCCGTCTAACATGGGATGGCGTTGCCATCCATGGCGGGTCGGAAGTGGAAAATGGCTATGCCAGCCATGGCTGCATCGGCGCTCCGGATGATTTCGTCTCCCGCCTCTACGCCATTGCCAGCAAGGGCGACCGGGTGATCATCACACGCGGCGTCGCTGCCGGTATCGGCACGCCGCTTTCCAGCTGATCGGCGCGGTCAGGCCGGGCGCCGTTCCGGTTCCGGCGTGAAGATCCATTCCCCGTTTTTCGGGCGCGCCATTACCCCGGCCAGATTGCCGCCCTGCCCGCTTTCGAGGCGGTCCAGCAGGTCCGCCAGCGCAGTTCCGCGCGGCTGCCCACCCAATTGCCGCACGGCCCTTTCCGCGACCAGCAGGGCAATTGCGCGCGGGGCCTGCGGGCGATAGCGGATTTCGCGGTCGCCCTGTTCGACCCGTTCGGCCCATTCCCGCTCGGCCGCCCAGCGCAGCGCATCGGCGGCATCGGCGCAATTTGCCGCACTTGCCCGCACCGCTTCGGCAGAAAGCAAAGGCGAAGCGGCCAGCCATTGGCGCATCCGCACCCGGTCGAAACGCTGATCCTCATTGCTCGGATCGCGAACCGGATCCAGCCCCGCCCCGGCAACGATCCCTTCGCATTCCTCACGGGTGAAGCCCAGCAGCGGCCGCAACAGCGGCATGTCGCCATCAGGCACGGTGCCGCGTGCGCGGATTGCCGC
Proteins encoded in this window:
- a CDS encoding secondary thiamine-phosphate synthase enzyme YjbQ, yielding MRQEQTSFGVSSGGATLVEITDEIDNWLRGTGIVTGLVTIFCRHTSASLTINENAAPAVRRDLLRWLDKAVPKGSHYEHDDEGPDDMPAHIKSMLTGNSLTVPVSGGRMALGTWQGIYLVEHRSMSHRRNIVVHIIGE
- a CDS encoding transglutaminase-like domain-containing protein, whose product is MQIEIESSFSFTAEASTDMLLQFEAAAIPEQQILSCETRMDPAEHIARVAAQDNIGERIWLRCQGEFNVHYSARIGLQRMQAGLDDLGRLDPHNLPAETVQYLFDSRYCAATRFQSFVEAEFGGKTGGRRVLAMRDWITRKIRYQPGTSDSNTTALDSFVERRGICRDYAHLMVSFARASEIPARYVSVYAPEVDPADFHAVAEVFLQDPDIPGGGAWYIVDATRMAGPDDAVKIGVGRDAADVSFMTVFGPTQFGNQQVSVRRRG
- the zwf gene encoding glucose-6-phosphate dehydrogenase codes for the protein MSSTANTLLLFGATGDLAQRMLLPSLCALHSDGLLEPDMRIVGTARSEMTDSEFRNFARGALEKFMPANRRGGTADFLNRLSYQQLDVKDPAGFSALAEKVGGPGGQLAIFLSTAPSLFETTIKGLQTAGLTGEGSRISLEKPLGVDLASSCEINDAVAEAFPESRIFRIDHYLGKETVQNLIALRFANVMFEPLWNSSYIEHVQITVGETVGLESRVDFYDEAGALRDMVQNHMLQLLALVAMEPPTSFDASAVRDEKVKVLRALRPIGPGESVTGQYRGGAVGGAIVPGYDEELGRGSNTETFVALKAHVDNWRWKGVPFYLRTGKRMPRRVTEIVVQFRPIPHSIFNGTRTVPNRLVIGIQPEENITLSLMAKVPGLDREGMSLRSVPLEISMPDAFTGQHRRIAYERLLLDLIECDQTLFVRRDEVEAQWNWIDAIRGEWKKEGLTPKSYTAGSWGPSAAIALTERDGVSWHE
- the edd gene encoding phosphogluconate dehydratase, with amino-acid sequence MSKLHPVIERVTDRVIERSRPGRRAYLELMEIEGERHRDRNTALPCSNLAHGFAAAGEDAESIATRRGPNIGIISAYNDTISAHQPYGAYPPQMKIYAREVGATAQVAGATPAMCDGVTQGADGMELSLFSRDVIALAASVGLSHAMYDSVAMLGICDKIVPGLLIGGLRYGWLPTIFIPSGPMPSGIANKEKQKVRQLYAEGKATRAELLESESKSYHSPGTCTFYGTANSNQMMMEMMGLHMPGAAFVTPDSGLRKQLTRAAVHRLAAITRDGDDYRPLAHCVDEKAIINAAIGLLATGGSTNHAIHIPAFARAAGVQIDWGDIAEMSKVVPLLCRVYPNGSGDVNHFHAAGGMGFVIRELLDAGLAHRDIMTVGGGDLSAYAQEPWLDGEKVAWRDVGPSGDAEMLRPASEPFQSEGGMRLVEGNLGRACFKTSAVQPERWTIEAPCRVFDDQAQVAKAFAAGELDKDVIVVVRFQGPRANGMPELHKLTPPLGVLQDRGYKVALVTDGRMSGASGKVPAAIHVSPEALGDSGGNWGPLAYLRDGDIVRLSAEDGTLSTTADLSSRQPAAAPKPAQGMGRELFGMFRANADEAEKGGSAMLAMAGL
- the glk gene encoding glucokinase → MTDLVALDIGGTHARFALASVTSDGRIDLQEPVTLKTDDFASLQTAWAEFARRCDKPVPNAAAIAIAGPVTGETVRMTNNSWVLHTGALDEQLRLEKVTVINDFAAVSHAVARAPEDAFIHLTGPETPLPDRGTISVIGPGTGLGVAHFHRFATGYHVQATEGGHVDFPPIDHIDDLILQRLRQQHRRVSVERVVSGPGIVAIYEALAALEKRAVPEMEDRRIWQLGIDREDALATAAVDRFCLSLGGVAGDFALGHGASAVVIAGGLGYRLRERLPRSGFAGRFRFKGRYEQFMSSLPVKLIVHPQPGLFGAAAAFAHEHLGAA
- the eda gene encoding bifunctional 4-hydroxy-2-oxoglutarate aldolase/2-dehydro-3-deoxy-phosphogluconate aldolase, which encodes MNAIGDIMRTAPVIPVLVIDDAAHALPLAEALVAGGLRVLEVTLRTPAALDAIREMKQVEGAIVGAGTVTNAAELEQALAAGSEFIVSPGLTEPLGKAALEAGVPFLPGTATAGDIMRGLDLGLTHFKFFPAMAAGGIPALKALAAPFGQCRFCPTGGISAATAPDWLALDPVLCVGGSWIAPRGKPNRSEIEKLAREAAGLTT
- a CDS encoding phosphoenolpyruvate carboxylase, coding for MKTVSELTERLQSLHKRTEETPLFNPVFQLSLDLSRLLESGEMTLFDCDRLIAELECDALAARAERLRNLVAPVTPSANDAALRHDFAEDDFAAFRKRWESPQLHAVFTAHPTFLLSPNQTEAVAKAASSDDAIDESVCTATSERPQITLSHEHAEAMKAIANAQDARDRIVSQVLTHAQQEWPQEWSDLAPLPFRFASWVGYDMDGRTDITWANSIGFRLAEKAQRLGRYVATLEEIDANHPLLRELQPAAAYAADRAHDFAADLSDPAALSVAANRLTANDPRQVLSLKRHIDALETEAKDCGGERGVRLKTLAAAMRADGLGMGWIHFRVNSKQLHNAIRRRLDPDSQIDLSSKGAIVHLRKAIEQVEPLKSNFAALAIESSTAIRQFLAMAQILQHVDADTPIRMLIAECEEPATVLAALYFAKLFGIQDKVDISPLFETENALEHGGRFLDALLEEDIYRDYARQRGRVAIQTGFSDAGRFVGQIPASLAIERLQGRLARAMEQNGLTDVAALIFDTHGESMGRGAHPTSFADRLAWPLSPWSRRRFVRAGIRLEPEVSFQGGDGYLFFDTPELALATLTRIAQIRPAETDPDAPKDPFYRRTDLSLDFYRAIRDHQRDHLESRTYSRAITAFGLGMLNSTGSRVSRRQSDLSADREMSLRQIRAIPHNAILQQLGYPVNVIAGIGSAADGNYEDLAALLRESERGRQLIRLARAANALASVKTVAAYGELFNSAYWASRPYRGTESHLTAPCGALAEYLIKDDRIGVFRRLASRLRVDALKLHRLLAMVPNENPLEDRENVRRAIGVSQALRLALFQHMFIRAVSIPLFSRANDISREDVLEMIFTLRVDDALVELRRAFPTSFPKIDDFDLTQPTDFPDRGDEGYEAIRRDFIDPIDKAHQLSLRITTTIANHFGAHG
- a CDS encoding L,D-transpeptidase family protein, which encodes MEFFNIAPHMPPMTKAGSIFGARAMLALAAAALLAACSSEAEEAPSAADPNAWFAGEEALADNRDIVDAQPNAETAPAPADEQQAQPKADSPFIIKRILPIEGPIKYGEWHWDDEGVPEGPLVMTVDLEARVLSVFRDGYEIGAAAVLLGTPEHPTPTGTFPILSKERHNVSEKYGNAPMPWTLRLTWDGVAIHGGSEVENGYASHGCIGAPDDFVSRLYAIASKGDRVIITRGVAAGIGTPLSS
- the tilS gene encoding tRNA lysidine(34) synthetase TilS translates to MKTTAPGSIAIEGPPRGAVDRFARALTALWPEGGPIGLAVSGGADSLSMLLLAHAAIPGGFEVATVNHGLRAASAGECRMVHGLCAQLAIPCNVLAVEVVAGNLQANARAARYRALEGWARQHGLGAVATAHQSDDQAETFLMRLARGSGVAGLAAIRARGTVPDGDMPLLRPLLGFTREECEGIVAGAGLDPVRDPSNEDQRFDRVRMRQWLAASPLLSAEAVRASAANCADAADALRWAAEREWAERVEQGDREIRYRPQAPRAIALLVAERAVRQLGGQPRGTALADLLDRLESGQGGNLAGVMARPKNGEWIFTPEPERRPA